The following are encoded together in the Cerasicoccus sp. TK19100 genome:
- a CDS encoding dienelactone hydrolase family protein, translating into MKTLLALTLAALLVTQVASAEIIEKKVPYTLDGVQFEGVLVYDDDIDEPAPAVLMVPNWMGVTDASIEKAKKLADDDYVFFVADMYGVDVRPQNSSEAGKAAGTVRADRDMMRARAQKALNVLLAQEAPINKSQTAAIGFCFGGGTVLELARSGADLDAVVSFHGDLASPTLAVDSGNIQGSVLVLHGADDPFVPQSDVQAFVAAMMETDVDWQLVQFSNTVHSFTDPHANMPGKAEYNALSAKRAFAYMDELFDEKFSD; encoded by the coding sequence ATGAAAACACTACTCGCGCTCACCCTCGCCGCACTGCTCGTCACGCAAGTTGCCTCGGCCGAAATCATCGAAAAGAAAGTGCCCTACACGCTCGACGGCGTGCAGTTCGAGGGCGTGCTCGTTTACGATGACGACATCGATGAACCCGCGCCCGCCGTGCTGATGGTCCCCAACTGGATGGGTGTGACCGACGCCTCCATCGAGAAGGCTAAAAAACTCGCTGACGACGATTACGTCTTTTTCGTGGCCGACATGTATGGCGTCGATGTGCGTCCGCAAAATTCGTCCGAAGCCGGTAAGGCCGCTGGCACGGTCCGCGCCGACCGCGACATGATGCGGGCCCGTGCTCAGAAAGCGCTCAATGTGCTGCTCGCGCAAGAAGCGCCGATCAACAAAAGCCAGACGGCGGCCATTGGCTTTTGCTTCGGTGGCGGCACGGTGCTGGAGCTCGCCCGCAGCGGTGCCGACCTCGACGCGGTTGTCTCCTTCCACGGTGACCTCGCCTCCCCGACGCTCGCGGTCGACTCCGGCAACATCCAAGGCAGCGTACTCGTGCTCCACGGCGCGGACGATCCCTTTGTGCCGCAAAGTGACGTGCAGGCATTCGTTGCCGCGATGATGGAAACCGACGTCGACTGGCAGCTCGTGCAGTTCAGCAACACCGTTCACTCCTTCACCGACCCGCACGCTAACATGCCCGGCAAAGCCGAATACAACGCCCTCTCCGCCAAGCGCGCCTTCGCCTACATGGACGAGCTGTTCGACGAGAAGTTCAGTGATTGA